One window of the Eucalyptus grandis isolate ANBG69807.140 chromosome 8, ASM1654582v1, whole genome shotgun sequence genome contains the following:
- the LOC104415178 gene encoding homeotic protein female sterile has translation MDVALSIDTLASGLGLAKLSLARSHHLIALSDSPPGDQSAPPASALQISSAVVKSSACRTLPRRLVRRKRRSKRRSLSGDCPDEGGDVGDCGFYGGDPFGGGFVPSGGGGGGGGGGGDGGGWNYGGPNWEDDSSSGFGPGSGFALDFVYEVMCWIALSNCVHFAFKKLLRSLAVEGIGDAAREKVPIRLTTMC, from the coding sequence ATGGACGTCGCTCTGTCGATCGACACGCTCGCTTCGGGCCTAGGGCTCGCAAAGCTCTCGCTGGCACGATCCCATCACCTCATCGCCCTCTCCGATTCGCCGCCCGGCGACCAGTCGGCGCCCCCCGCCTCGGCCCTCCAGATCTCCTCCGCCGTCGTGAAATCCTCGGCCTGCCGGACCCTGCCCCGCCGCCTCGTCCGGAGGAAGCGGCGGTCGAAGCGGAGGTCGCTCTCGGGAGATTGCCCCGACGAGGGGGGCGACGTTGGGGACTGCGGATTTTACGGCGGCGACCCGTTTGGCGGGGGTTTCGTCcctagcggcggcggcggcggcggcggaggaggaggaggagacggcgGCGGATGGAATTACGGAGGGCCGAATTGGGAGGACGATTCGTCGTCGGGGTTCGGTCCCGGTTCCGGCTTCGCGCTCGACTTTGTGTATGAGGTCATGTGTTGGATTGCGCTGTCGAATTGCGTGCATTTCGCCTTCAAGAAATTGCTGAGGAGTTTAGCGGTGGAGGGAATTGGTGATGCAGCGAGGGAGAAGGTTCCCATTAGATTGACGACAATGTGTTGA